One genomic segment of Melospiza georgiana isolate bMelGeo1 chromosome 21, bMelGeo1.pri, whole genome shotgun sequence includes these proteins:
- the LOC131092211 gene encoding myosin-1B isoform X3 — MSTDAEMAIFGEAAPYLRKSEKERIEAQNKPFDAKSSVFVVHAKESYVKSTIQSREPGKITVKTEGGETLTVKEDQIFSMNPPKYDKIEDMAMMTHLHEPAVLYNLKERYAAWMIYTYSGLFCVTVNPYKWLPVYNPEVVLAYRGKKRQEAPPHIFSISDNAYQFMLTDRENQSILITGESGAGKTVNTKRVIQYFATIAASGDKKKEEQTSGKMQGTLEDQIISANPLLEAFGNAKTVRNDNSSRFGKFIRIHFGATGKLASADIETYLLEKSRVTFQLKAERSYHIFYQIMSNRKPELIEMLLITTNPYDYLYVSQGEITVPSINDQEELMATDSAIDILGFSADEKTAIYKLTGAVMHYGNLKFKQKQREEQAEPDGTEVADKAAYLMGLNSADLLKALCYPRVKVGNEYVTKGQTVQQVYNSVGALAKSVFEKMFLWMVVRINQQLDTKQPRQYFIGVLDIAGFEIFDFNSLEQLCINFTNEKLQQFFNHHMFVLEQEEYKKEGIEWEFIDFGMDLAACIELIEKPMGIFSILEEECMFPKATDTSFKNKLYDQHLGKSNNFQKPKPGKGKAEAHFSLVHYAGTVDYNITGWLEKNKDPLNETVVGLYQKSSLKTLALLFASAGGAESSGGGGGKKGAKKKGSSFQTVSALFRENLNKLMSNLRSTHPHFVRCLIPNETKTPGAMEHELVLHQLRCNGVLEGIRICRKGFPSRILYADFKQRYKVLNASAIPEGQFIDSKKASEKLLGSIDVDHTQYKFGHTKVFFKAGLLGLLEEMRDEKLAELITRTQAMCRGYLMRVEFKKMMERRESIFCIQYNVRSFMNVKHWPWMKLFFKIKPLLKSAESEKEMANMKEEFEKTKEELAKSEAKRKELEEKMVALVQEKNDLQLQVQAEADGLADAEERCDQLIKTKIQLEAKIKELTERAEEEEEMNAELTAKKRKLEDECSELKKDIDDLELTLAKVEKEKHATENKVKNLTEEMAALDETIAKLTKEKKALQEAHQQTLDDLQAEEDKVNTLTKAKTKLEQQVDDLEGSLEQEKKLRMDLERAKRKLEGDLKMAQDSIMDLENDKQQLDEKLKKKDFEISQIQGKIEDEQALGMQFQKKIKELQARIEELEEEIEAERTSRAKAEKHRADLSRELEEISERLEEAGGATAAQVEMNKKREAEFQKMRRDLEEATLQHEATAAALRKKHADSTAELGEQIDNLQRVKQKLEKEKSEMKMEIDDLASNMESVSKAKANLEKMCRSLEDQLSEIKTKEEEQQRIINDISAQRARLQTESGEFSRQVDEKDALISQLSRGKQAFTQQIEELKRHLEEEIKAKNALAHALQSARHDCDLLREQYEEEQEAKGELQRALSKANSEVAQWRTKYETDAIQRTEELEEAKKKLAQRLQDAEEHVEAVNAKCASLEKTKQRLQNEVEDLMIDVERSNAACAALDKKQKNFDKILAEWKQKYEETQAELEASQKESRSLSTELFKMKNAYEESLDHLETMKRENKNLQQEISDLTEQIAEGGKAIHELEKVKKQIEQEKSEIQAALEEAEASLEHEEGKILRLQLELNQVKAEIDRKIAEKDEEIEQMKRNHQRVVESMQSTLDAEIRSRNEALRLKKKMEGDLNEIEIQLSHANRQAAEAQKNLRNTQGVLKDTQIHLDDALRSQEDLKEQVAMVERRANLLQAEVEELRAALEQTERSRKMAEQELMDASERVQLLHSQNTSLINTKKKLETDISQIQSEMEDTIQEARNAEEKAKKAITDAAMMAEELKKEQDTSAHLERMKKNLDQTVKDLQHRLDEAEQLALKGGKKQIQKLEARVRELEGEVDAEQKRSAEAVKGVRKYERRVKELTYQSEEDRKNVLRLQDLVDKLQTKVKAYKRQAEEAEELSNVNLSKFRKIQHELEEAEERADIAESQVNKLRAKSREISKKAESEE; from the exons ATGTCTACGGATGCGGAGATGGCCATCTTTGGGGAGGCAGCTCCTTACCTCCGAAAGTCAGAGAAGGAGAGAATTGAGGCCCAGAACAAACCTTTTGATGCCAAGTCATCTGTCTTTGTGGTACATGCAAAGGAATCCTATGTGAAGAGCACAATCCAGAGCAGGGAACCAGGAAAAATCACGGTCAAGACTGAAGGGGGAGAG ACCTTGACTGTGAAGGAAGATCAAATCTTCTCCATGAACCCTCCCAAGTATGACAAAATCGAGGACATGGCCATGATGACCCACCTGCACGAACCCGCTGTGCTGTACAACCTCAAAGAGCGTTACGCAGCCTGGATGATCTAC ACCTACTCGGGTCTCTTCTGCGTCACTGTCAACCCCTACAAGTGGCTGCCGGTGTACAACCCCGAGGTGGTGTTGGCCTACCGAGGCAAGAAGCGCCAGGAGGCCCCTCCACACATCTTCTCCATCTCTGACAACGCCTATCAGTTCATGTTGACTG ATCGTGAGAACCAGTCCATCCTGATCAC CGGAGAATCCGGGGCCGGGAAGACTGTGAACACCAAGCGTGTCATCCAGTACTTTGCAACAATTGCAGCCAGTGGAGACAAGAAAAAGGAGGAGCAGACCTCAGGCAAAATGCAG GGGACACTTGAGGATCAAATCATCAGTGCCAACCCACTGCTGGAGGCCTTTGGAAATGCCAAGACCGTGAGGAACGACAACTCCTCACGCTTT ggTAAATTCATCAGAATCCATTTTGGTGCCACAGGCAAACTGGCTTCTGCTGATATTGAAACAT ATCTTCTGGAGAAGTCCAGAGTCACTTTCCAGCTCAAGGCGGAAAGGAGCTACCACATCTTTTATCAGATCATGTCCAACAGGAAGCCAGAGCTGATTG AGATGCTACTGATCACCACCAACCCCTATGACTACCTGTATGTGAGTCAAGGTGAGATCACAGTTCCCAGCATTAACGACCAGGAAGAGCTGATGGCCACTGAT AGTGCCATTGACATCCTGGGCTTCAGTGCTGATGAGAAAACAGCCATCTACAAGCTGACAGGGGCTGTCATGCACTATGGGAACCTGAAATTCAAGCAGAAGCAAcgagaggagcaggcagagcctgatgGCACCGAAG TTGCTGACAAGGCTGCCTACCTGATGGGTCTGAACTCAGCAGACCTGCTCAAGGCCCTCTGCTACCCCCGAGTCAAGGTGGGGAACGAATACGTGACCAAGGGCCAAACTGTGCAGCAG GTATACAACTCAGTGGGTGCCCTGGCTAAATCTGTGTTTGAGAAGATGTTCCTGTGGATGGTTGTTCGTATCAACCAGCAGCTGGACACGAAGCAGCCCAGGCAGTACTTCATTGGTGTCCTGGACATTGCTGGCTTTGAGATCTTTGAT TTCaacagcctggagcagctgtgcatCAACTTCACCAATGAGAAACTGCAACAGTTCTTCAACCACCACATGTtcgtgctggagcaggaggagtaCAAGAAGGAGGGCATTGAATGGGAGTTCATTGACTTTGGCATGGACCTGGCTGCCTGCATTGAGCTCATTGAGAAG CCCATGGGCATCTTCTCCATCCTGGAAGAGGAGTGCATGTTCCCCAAGGCAACTGACACCTCTTTCAAGAACAAGCTCTATGACCAGCACCTGGGCAAGTCCAACAACTTCCAGAAGCCCAAGCCAGGCAAAGGCAAGGCTGAGGCCCACTTCTCCCTGGTGCACTATGCTGGCACAGTGGACTACAACATCACTGGGTGGCTGGAGAAGAACAAGGACCCTCTGAATGAAACTGTTGTGGGGTTGTATCAGAAGTCATCCCTGAAGACCCTGGCCTTGCTCTTTGCCTCTGCTGGTGGGGCAGAA agcagtggtggtggtggtggcaagAAGGGCGCCAAGAAGAAGGGTTCTTCCTTCCAGACTGTCTCAGCTCTCTTCCGG GAAAATTTAAACAAGCTGATGAGCAATTTGAGAAGCACACATCCCCATTTTGTGCGGTGTCTTATTCctaatgaaacaaaaacacCTG GTGCCATGGAGCACGAGCTGGTGCTGCACCAGCTGCGCTGTAACGGCGTGCTGGAAGGGATCAGGATCTGCAGGAAAGGGTTCCCCAGCAGAATCCTCTATGCTGACTTCAAACAGAG ATACAAGGTGCTTAATGCCAGTGCCATCCCTGAGGGACAGTTCATCGATAGCAAGAAGGCTTCTGAGAAGCTCCTTGGGTCAATCGATGTGGATCACACCCAGTATAAATTTGGACACACCAAG GTGTTCTTcaaagctgggctgctggggctcctggaGGAGATGAGGGATGAGAAGCTGGCAGAGCTCATCACCCGCACCCAGGCCATGTGCAGGGGTTACCTGATGAGGGTGGAGTTCAAGAAAATGATGGAGAGGAG GGAGTCCATCTTCTGCATCCAGTACAACGTCCGCTCATTCATGAATGTCAAACACTGGCCATGGATGAAGCTGTTCTTCAAGATCAAGCCCTTGCTAAAGAGTGCAGAGTCTGAGAAAGAAATGGCCAACATGAAGGAAGAGTTTGAGAAAACCAAGGAAGAGCTTGCAAAGTCTGAGGCAAAGcggaaggagctggaggagaaaatGGTGGCCCTGGTGCAGGAGAAAAATGACCTGCAGCTCCAAGTGCAGGCT GAAGCTGATGGTTTGGCCGATGCAGAGGAAAGGTGTGACCAGCTcatcaaaaccaaaatccagCTGGAAGCCAAAATTAAGGAGCTGACAGAGagagcagaagaagaagaagagatgAATGCTGAGCTGACAGCCAAGAAGAGGAAACTGGAAGATGAATGTTCAGAGCTGAAGAAAGATATTGATGACCTTGAGCTAACACTGGCCAAggtggagaaggaaaaacatgCCACTGAAAACAAG GTGAAAAACCTGACAgaggagatggcagctctggaCGAGACCATTGCCAAGCTGACAAAGGAGAAGAAAGCCCTCCAAGAGGCGCATCAGCAGACCCTGGATGAcctgcaggcagaggaagaCAAAGTCAATACTCTGACCAAAGCCAAGACCAAGCTGGAACAGCAAGTGGATGAT CTGGAAGGGTCCCTGGAGCAAGAGAAGAAACTGCGCATGGACCTGGAGAGAGCAAAGAGGAAACTGGAAGGAGACCTGAAGATGGCGCAGGACAGCATCATGGATTTGGAGAATGAtaagcagcagctggatgagAAACTGAAGAA GAAAGACTTTGAAATCAGCCAGATCCAGGGCAAGATCGAGGATGAACAGGCCCTGGGCATGCAATTTCAGAAGAAGAtcaaggagctgcag GCCCGCattgaggagctggaggaggagattGAGGCAGAGCGAACCTCTCGCGCTAAAGCAGAGAAGCATCGCGCTGACCTGtccagggagctggaggagatcAGCGAACGCCTGGAAGAAGCAGGAggggccacagcagctcaggtggAGATGAACAAGAAGCGTGAGGCAGAGTTCCAGAAGATGCGCCGTGACCTGGAAGAGGCCACGCTGCAGCACGAAGCCACGGCTGCCGCCCTGCGCAAGAAGCACGCggacagcacagctgagctgggcgAGCAGATCGACAACCTGCAACGTGTGAAgcagaagctggagaaggagaagagtgAGATGAAGATGGAGATTGATGACTTGGCCAGCAACATGGAGTCTGTGTCCAAAGCCAAG GCAAATCTGGAGAAGATGTGTCGTTCCCTGGAAGATCAACTCAGTGAGATTAAGACAAAGGAGGAGGAACAGCAGCGCATAATTAATGACATTAGTGCTCAAAGAGCTCGACTACAAACAGAATCTG GTGAATTTTCACGCCAGGTAGATGAGAAAGATGCTCTGATTTCTCAACTCTCAAGAGGAAAACAGGCTTTCACCCAACAGATTGAGGAACTGAAGAGGCATCtagaggaagaaataaag GCCAAGAATGCCCTGGCCCACGCCCTGCAGTCTGCTCGCCACGACTGTGACTTGCTCCGGGAGCAAtatgaggaggagcaggaggccaagggggagctgcagagagccctgTCCAAGGCCAACAGTGAAGTGGCCCAGTGGAGAACCAAATACGAGACGGACGCGATTCAGCGCACGGAGGAGCTCGAGGAGGCCAA AAAGAAGCTGGCCCAGCGCTTGCAGGATGCAGAGGAGCATGTTGAGGCTGTCAATGCCAAATGTGCCTCCCTGGAAAAGAcaaagcagaggctgcagaatGAAGTGGAGGACCTGATGATTGACGTGGAGAGATCcaatgctgcctgtgctgctctggataAGAAGCAGAAGAACTTTGACAAG ATCCTGGCAGAATGGAAGCAGAAGTATGAGGAAAcgcaggctgagctggaggcCTCGCAGAAGGAGTCGCGCTCTCTGAGCACGGAGCTGTTCAAGATGAAGAATGCCTATGAGGAGTCCTTGGACCACCTGGAAACAATGAAGCGGGAGAACAAGAACTTGCAGC AGGAGATTTCCGACCTCACGGAGCAGATTGCGGAGGGAGGAAAGGCGATTCATGAGCTGGAGAAAGTGAAGAAGCAGATTGAGCAGGAGAAATCTGAaatccaggctgctctggaggaAGCTGAG GCCTCCCTGGAACATGAGGAGGGGAAGATCTTGCGCCTGCAGCTTGAACTCAACCAGGTGAAGGCAGAGATTGACAGGAAGATAGCAGAGAAAGATGAGGAGATCGAACAAATGAAGAGAAACCACCAGAGGGTTGTGGAGTCCATGCAGAGCACCCTGGACGCTGAgatcaggagcaggaatgaaGCCCTGAGGCTGAAGAAGAAGATGGAGGGAGACCTGAACGAAATAGAAATCCAGCTGAGCCATGCCAACCgccaggctgcagaggcacagaAGAACCTGAGGAACACTCAGGGAGTGCTCAAG GACACCCAGATCCATCTGGATGATGCTCTCAGGTCTCAGGAGGACCTGAAGGAGCAGGTGGCCATGGTGGAGCGCAGAGCTAACCTGCTGCAGGCTGAAGTTGAGGAGCTCcgtgcagccctggagcagacAGAGCGGTCGAGGAAAATGGCTGAGCAGGAATTAATGGACGCCAGTGAGCGTGTGCAGCTCctccacagccag AACACCAGTTTGATCAACACCAAGAAGAAGCTGGAAACGGACATTTCTCAAATCCAGAGTGAAATGGAGGATACCATCCAGGAAGCCCGCAATGCTGAGGAGAAGGCCAAGAAGGCCATCACAGAT GCGGCCATGATGGCAGAAGAGCTGAAGAAGGAGCAGGACACCAGTGCCCACCTGGAGAGGATGAAGAAGAACCTGGACCAGACGGTGAAGGACCTGCAGCACCGTCTTGATGAGGCCGAGCAGCTGGCACTGAAGGGAGGGAAGAAGCAGATCCAGAAGCTGGAGGCCAGG GTGCgggagctggaaggggaggTTGATGCTGAGCAGAAGCGCAGCGCTGAAGCCGTGAAGGGTGTGCGCAAGTACGAGCGCAGGGTGAAGGAACTCACCTACCAG TCTGAGGAAGACAGGAAAAACGTTCTCAGGCTGCAGGATCTGGTGGATAAACTGCAAACTAAGGTGAAAGCTTACAAGAGACAAGCTGAGGAGGCT